A single window of Marinobacter sp. LA51 DNA harbors:
- a CDS encoding YaeQ family protein translates to MALKATIFKATLNIADMDRHYYADHHLTIAQHPSETDERMMIRLLAFALNAGEHLEFTKGLSTDDEPELWQKSLTDEIELWIELGLPEEGRLRKACNRARQVILYTYGGRAVPLWWEKHHNKLSRFDNLTIVNLPQEATDSLAKLAHRSMSLQITIQDGVVGISDDTQHMQLEPGPIA, encoded by the coding sequence ATGGCGCTCAAAGCAACTATTTTCAAAGCCACACTGAACATCGCCGACATGGACCGGCACTACTACGCCGACCATCACCTGACCATTGCCCAGCACCCGTCTGAAACCGACGAGCGGATGATGATCCGGCTACTGGCGTTCGCCCTGAACGCCGGCGAACATCTTGAGTTCACCAAGGGCCTGAGCACAGACGATGAACCTGAGTTGTGGCAGAAAAGCCTGACCGACGAGATCGAATTGTGGATTGAACTGGGGTTGCCCGAGGAAGGTCGTCTCCGTAAGGCCTGCAATCGGGCCCGGCAGGTCATTCTATACACCTACGGTGGCCGCGCGGTACCACTGTGGTGGGAAAAGCATCACAATAAACTCAGCCGGTTCGACAACCTGACCATCGTTAACCTGCCGCAGGAAGCCACCGATTCGCTGGCGAAACTGGCTCACCGCAGCATGTCTCTGCAAATCACCATTCAAGACGGTGTCGTCGGCATCTCCGACGACACTCAGCACATGCAACTGGAGCCGGGCCCGATCGCCTGA
- a CDS encoding ABC transporter substrate-binding protein, with translation MKKLLTAFVGSMALASAPVAMSAEANKELKMAYDADPVTLDIHEQLSGGMLQLSHMTFDPLVRWNKELGFDGRLAESWERIDENTMRFKLREGVKFHSGNELTTKDVQFTFNRLKQSQDFKAIFKPFSGINVIDDYTFELVTSEPYPLLLNTATYIFPMDSEFYSGQTDSGQAKDAIVKHGNSFASSNMSGTGPYTVASRQQGVRVEFERFDDYWDSESPGNVGKIVLTPIKENNTRVSALLSGGVDFVAPVPPTDLERIRNDKNSELVTMSGTRIILFHMNQERVEAFKNPKVRQAIAYAINQEGIAAKIMKGFATPAAQMSPAGYQGHNEALTPRFDVAKAQELMKEAGYEDGFTISMMAPNNRYVNDAKIAQAVAAMLARINITVDLKTLPKAQYWPEYDNRAADMMMIGWHADTEDSANFFEFLTFCPDADSGSGQYNAGNYCNAELDALVDKANVETDLDKRAAMLKEVEQRLYDEAAFVPLHWQDLAWASKKSVQIEPILNVMNFPYLGDLVVE, from the coding sequence ATGAAAAAACTACTGACAGCTTTTGTTGGTTCCATGGCCCTGGCCTCTGCCCCGGTAGCGATGTCTGCCGAGGCGAACAAGGAACTGAAAATGGCGTACGACGCCGACCCGGTCACGCTCGACATTCACGAGCAGCTTTCCGGCGGTATGCTGCAGCTCTCTCATATGACTTTTGATCCCCTGGTTCGCTGGAATAAAGAGCTGGGTTTTGATGGTCGTCTGGCGGAAAGCTGGGAGCGAATTGACGAAAACACCATGCGCTTCAAGCTGCGCGAGGGCGTTAAGTTCCATTCAGGCAATGAACTGACGACCAAAGATGTCCAGTTCACCTTCAACCGCCTGAAGCAGAGCCAGGATTTCAAGGCCATCTTCAAACCGTTCAGTGGCATCAATGTTATTGACGACTACACCTTCGAGCTGGTCACCAGCGAGCCGTACCCGCTGCTGCTGAACACCGCGACTTACATTTTCCCGATGGACAGCGAGTTTTACAGCGGCCAGACCGACAGCGGTCAGGCCAAAGACGCCATCGTCAAGCACGGCAACTCGTTCGCCTCCAGCAACATGTCGGGTACCGGCCCGTACACCGTGGCCAGCCGTCAGCAGGGCGTGCGTGTGGAATTCGAGCGTTTTGACGATTACTGGGATTCCGAGTCTCCGGGCAACGTTGGCAAGATCGTGCTGACTCCGATCAAAGAGAACAACACCCGGGTATCTGCACTGCTGTCTGGTGGTGTTGATTTCGTGGCGCCGGTTCCGCCGACCGATCTCGAGCGTATCCGCAACGACAAGAACTCCGAGCTCGTCACCATGAGCGGTACCCGCATCATCCTGTTCCACATGAACCAGGAGCGGGTTGAAGCGTTCAAGAATCCGAAGGTGCGTCAGGCCATCGCCTACGCCATTAACCAGGAAGGCATCGCCGCCAAGATCATGAAAGGTTTTGCGACGCCGGCCGCACAGATGTCACCCGCAGGTTACCAGGGCCATAACGAAGCGCTGACTCCGCGCTTTGACGTGGCCAAGGCCCAGGAGCTGATGAAGGAAGCCGGTTACGAGGACGGCTTCACCATCTCCATGATGGCGCCGAACAACCGCTACGTGAACGATGCCAAGATCGCCCAGGCGGTTGCCGCCATGCTGGCACGCATCAACATCACTGTGGACCTGAAGACTCTGCCGAAAGCCCAGTACTGGCCGGAGTACGACAACCGCGCTGCGGACATGATGATGATTGGTTGGCACGCGGATACCGAAGACTCGGCGAACTTCTTTGAGTTCCTGACCTTCTGCCCGGATGCGGACAGCGGTTCTGGCCAATACAACGCTGGCAACTACTGCAACGCCGAGCTCGATGCCCTGGTTGACAAGGCCAACGTTGAAACCGATCTGGATAAGCGTGCCGCCATGTTGAAGGAAGTTGAGCAGCGTCTGTACGACGAAGCTGCTTTCGTTCCGTTGCACTGGCAGGACCTGGCCTGGGCCAGCAAGAAGAGCGTTCAGATTGAGCCGATCCTGAACGTGATGAACTTCCCGTACCTGGGTGACCTGGTCGTTGAGTAA
- a CDS encoding CidA/LrgA family protein, with protein MLRGFLILVLFFLLGEALRLVFVLPISGGVLGMILMTFTLMLQGRVSNELATASQGLISVLVLLIMPGVVGAFFTVSQFQGQWLAVVVALLLGTILSVLTTLLLMRALVRSGQRGRQEGSGADD; from the coding sequence ATGTTGCGTGGTTTCCTGATTCTGGTTCTGTTCTTTCTGCTCGGCGAAGCGCTGCGGCTGGTGTTTGTGTTGCCGATTAGCGGTGGTGTGCTGGGCATGATTCTCATGACCTTTACCCTGATGCTGCAGGGCCGGGTCAGCAACGAACTGGCTACCGCCAGTCAGGGGCTGATCTCGGTGCTGGTATTGCTCATCATGCCTGGGGTGGTGGGCGCGTTTTTCACCGTCAGCCAGTTTCAGGGCCAGTGGTTGGCGGTGGTGGTGGCGCTTCTGCTGGGCACCATCCTTAGTGTGTTGACCACGCTCTTGCTGATGCGCGCGTTGGTGCGAAGCGGGCAGCGAGGTAGGCAGGAGGGGAGTGGGGCGGATGACTGA
- a CDS encoding alginate O-acetyltransferase AlgX-related protein, whose translation MTWLSTRAGCLVRRAGGPLTLLLGGLGVNAAMAAELPEYEVQPRNRLCQMASHSFAYDTSYLKNFNVLVQGRDGWLFRSEAELPEQFGPSAEGLRHLERFARYLKESAGSELVLVFQPTKGLVHPDKLADNAAVDFSWSYARSSYLDALAKFRQAGLVVPDMAPLLRESDREEAYYFKRDHHWTPYGARRTARVVADRIRQMPVFQSLPTQEFKTRRTGLIRKNGSLQDAAQRICGQTWSAQYVDEYRTNPDDGIAGDEQSALFGDEGMPPITLVGTSNSKGAQDYNFAGALQEFLGVEILNVAVAGGSYDGSMFEYLMSDSFRESPPEVIVWEIPAYHTLDSGEFYRQVVPMVSHGCEGREPVLERTSPVTAGTNEVLYNGGGNFLELSSNEYLIDLQFSDPSVKEVDAFIWYVFGRKDRVDLEYGNRVETTGRFMFELPSGQSWNDELFMSLDLELEPEQVSEGLTVTAKVCRRQDI comes from the coding sequence ATGACATGGTTGAGTACGAGGGCAGGTTGCCTGGTGCGGCGGGCCGGTGGTCCGCTGACCCTGCTGTTGGGTGGTCTAGGTGTCAACGCCGCGATGGCGGCTGAACTTCCGGAGTACGAAGTTCAACCTCGTAACCGGCTGTGCCAGATGGCCTCGCATTCGTTCGCCTACGACACCAGCTACCTGAAGAACTTCAACGTTCTGGTGCAGGGACGGGACGGCTGGTTGTTTCGTTCTGAGGCCGAGCTGCCGGAGCAGTTCGGCCCTAGCGCCGAGGGCCTTCGCCACCTGGAACGCTTTGCCCGCTATCTAAAGGAAAGCGCCGGCTCGGAGTTGGTGCTGGTGTTCCAGCCCACCAAAGGCCTGGTGCACCCGGACAAACTGGCGGACAACGCCGCAGTGGATTTCTCCTGGTCCTACGCCCGTAGCAGCTATTTGGACGCGCTCGCGAAGTTTCGTCAGGCCGGCCTGGTGGTGCCCGACATGGCGCCGTTGCTGCGCGAATCAGACCGAGAGGAAGCCTATTACTTCAAGCGTGACCATCACTGGACGCCCTACGGCGCGCGTCGCACTGCCCGCGTCGTTGCCGACCGTATTCGTCAGATGCCGGTGTTTCAGTCGCTGCCGACTCAGGAGTTCAAGACCCGTCGTACCGGGCTGATCCGCAAGAATGGTTCCTTGCAGGATGCTGCCCAGCGGATCTGTGGCCAGACCTGGTCTGCTCAGTATGTCGACGAATACCGGACTAATCCCGATGACGGCATTGCCGGAGACGAACAAAGCGCTTTGTTCGGCGACGAGGGTATGCCACCGATTACTCTGGTTGGGACCAGTAACAGTAAGGGTGCCCAGGATTACAACTTTGCCGGCGCACTTCAGGAGTTCCTGGGTGTGGAAATCCTGAACGTGGCGGTTGCTGGCGGCAGCTATGACGGTTCCATGTTTGAGTACCTGATGTCCGACAGTTTCCGGGAATCGCCGCCAGAGGTCATTGTCTGGGAAATACCGGCTTATCACACCCTGGACAGTGGTGAGTTCTATCGCCAGGTGGTGCCGATGGTCAGCCACGGCTGCGAGGGGCGCGAGCCGGTGCTGGAGCGCACATCGCCGGTGACGGCTGGTACTAACGAAGTGCTTTACAACGGCGGGGGCAATTTCCTCGAGCTGTCCAGTAATGAGTACCTGATCGATCTGCAGTTCAGCGACCCCTCGGTGAAAGAGGTGGACGCGTTCATATGGTACGTCTTCGGCCGTAAGGATCGGGTCGATCTGGAATATGGCAACCGGGTCGAAACCACCGGCCGATTCATGTTCGAGCTGCCCTCGGGGCAGAGCTGGAACGACGAGTTGTTTATGTCCCTGGATCTGGAGCTTGAGCCGGAGCAGGTCAGCGAAGGTCTGACCGTGACGGCGAAAGTCTGCCGGCGTCAGGACATTTGA
- a CDS encoding LrgB family protein → MTDLLARVRALPETLSATPILAIGLTLSAFFIGNWLFRRLGRPLWLPPVVLSALVLALTIALLPLDYARYHHGAQWLMLLLGPATVALGIPLYQQMHHVRALWRPIVCTLPLAATLASVYALVIAWALGATPEVLASLAPKSVTAPIAIGITEQLGGAVPLMMGGLLVTGVLATLFVDLLAGPLAIEDERILGFALGLNGHAIGTARAFEISPAAGAFASLGMGLTGVFTALILPLVFQL, encoded by the coding sequence ATGACTGACCTACTGGCCCGTGTGCGTGCACTGCCTGAGACTCTATCGGCCACGCCGATACTCGCGATTGGCCTGACCCTGAGTGCATTTTTCATTGGCAACTGGCTGTTCCGCCGTCTTGGCCGGCCGCTGTGGCTGCCACCGGTGGTACTGTCGGCGTTGGTACTGGCACTTACCATTGCCCTGCTACCACTGGACTATGCCCGCTATCACCACGGTGCCCAGTGGTTGATGCTGTTGCTTGGGCCGGCCACGGTCGCCCTCGGCATTCCACTGTATCAACAGATGCACCATGTCCGTGCCTTGTGGCGTCCCATTGTCTGCACCTTGCCGTTGGCAGCCACCCTGGCGTCGGTGTACGCGCTGGTGATTGCCTGGGCTTTGGGCGCGACCCCGGAGGTGCTGGCCTCGCTGGCGCCCAAGTCCGTCACGGCTCCGATTGCCATTGGCATAACCGAGCAACTCGGTGGTGCCGTGCCCCTGATGATGGGTGGGCTGCTGGTCACTGGTGTGCTCGCCACACTGTTTGTGGACCTGCTGGCAGGGCCGCTGGCAATAGAAGACGAACGCATCCTCGGCTTTGCCCTCGGCCTGAACGGCCACGCCATTGGCACTGCCCGGGCTTTTGAAATCAGTCCTGCAGCGGGGGCCTTTGCCTCTCTCGGCATGGGCCTGACCGGCGTGTTCACGGCTCTGATCTTGCCCCTGGTTTTCCAGCTGTAA
- a CDS encoding alginate O-acetyltransferase AlgF, with the protein MNLLMKTAVTLLLSLLFPVLGQAGEDALYAADAPDGATFIRVVNADVNGNIPQAKIGGKAIKDIEPLAASPYIHLPAGTYQLEVGDQAAPVTMEKDRFYTAVVLDSGELEILPDKSFENPRKALISFYNLTEDSGISLKTANGKVSVIDPVESLSVANREINAVKVALGAFAGGEALASTSPVNLQRGTVFSFFIMDVGGSPRLVVAENRVDTSV; encoded by the coding sequence ATGAACCTATTGATGAAAACTGCAGTGACCCTTCTGCTCAGTCTGCTGTTTCCAGTGCTCGGTCAGGCCGGTGAGGACGCCCTCTACGCCGCCGATGCACCTGACGGCGCCACTTTCATCCGCGTGGTGAACGCCGATGTGAACGGCAACATTCCCCAGGCCAAAATCGGTGGCAAGGCCATCAAGGACATCGAGCCTCTGGCGGCCAGCCCCTACATTCATCTTCCGGCCGGCACCTATCAGCTGGAAGTGGGCGATCAGGCAGCGCCGGTCACCATGGAGAAGGACCGCTTCTACACCGCCGTGGTGCTGGATTCCGGGGAGCTGGAAATCCTGCCCGACAAGTCCTTCGAGAACCCGCGTAAGGCGCTGATTTCCTTTTATAACCTGACGGAAGACAGCGGCATCAGCCTGAAAACGGCCAACGGCAAGGTATCGGTGATCGACCCGGTCGAGTCCCTGAGTGTCGCCAACCGTGAAATCAATGCGGTCAAGGTTGCCCTCGGTGCTTTTGCCGGCGGCGAAGCGCTTGCCAGCACCTCTCCGGTGAACCTGCAGCGCGGCACGGTGTTCAGCTTCTTCATCATGGATGTAGGCGGCAGCCCCCGACTGGTGGTGGCTGAGAACCGGGTAGACACCTCGGTGTGA
- a CDS encoding phosphomannomutase translates to MDFNCFKAYDIRGRVPDQLNPEMAERIGRAYVAVTGARKVAVGYDIRLSSPQIADALNQGLMAAGADVFSIGLCGTEQIYFATSHFGLDGGIMVTASHNPKDYNGMKLVGPGARPISSDNGLTDIRDGAQQSLPDADEPGTLRSLEVTRPYVKHLLGYVDRDSLKPLKIVVNAGNGGAGEVIDALEPYLPFEFHKVHHKADGTFPNGVPNPLLEENRSATAMAVLASGATMGIAWDGDYDRCFFFDEKGRFIEGYYIVGLLADQFLRKQDGGKVIHDPRLVWNTRELVSAAKGTAVESKTGHAFIKQRMREEDAVYGGEMSAHHYFRDFSYCDSGMIPWLLVAERLSQSGQSLSALIDARIEAFPASGEINRTVDDPAVVLEAIEGIYLRDALSLNHIDGLSMEFNEWRFNLRMSNTEPVIRLNVESRADRALMEERTETLLEQIQELSKPIRAPREAVTL, encoded by the coding sequence GTGGATTTTAACTGCTTTAAAGCCTACGACATCCGTGGCCGAGTGCCCGATCAGCTGAACCCGGAAATGGCCGAGCGAATCGGCCGGGCCTACGTGGCCGTGACCGGCGCCCGCAAGGTCGCCGTCGGTTACGACATTCGTCTGTCCAGTCCGCAAATCGCCGATGCCCTGAATCAGGGATTGATGGCTGCCGGGGCGGACGTCTTCAGCATTGGCCTGTGTGGCACGGAACAGATTTATTTTGCGACCAGCCATTTTGGGCTGGACGGCGGCATCATGGTGACGGCCAGTCACAATCCGAAGGACTACAACGGAATGAAATTGGTGGGGCCGGGTGCACGGCCGATCAGTTCTGATAATGGCCTGACCGATATCCGTGACGGCGCCCAGCAGTCCCTGCCGGATGCCGATGAACCCGGGACGCTACGCAGCCTGGAAGTGACCCGGCCCTACGTGAAGCATCTGCTGGGTTATGTCGACCGGGACAGTCTCAAGCCCCTGAAAATCGTGGTTAATGCCGGCAACGGTGGTGCCGGTGAGGTGATTGACGCCCTGGAACCCTACCTGCCGTTTGAGTTCCACAAGGTGCACCATAAAGCCGATGGCACTTTCCCCAATGGCGTGCCCAATCCGCTGCTGGAGGAGAATCGCTCCGCTACTGCCATGGCGGTGCTGGCCAGCGGTGCCACCATGGGTATTGCCTGGGACGGGGATTACGACCGCTGCTTCTTCTTTGACGAGAAGGGCCGCTTCATCGAGGGCTACTACATTGTTGGCCTGCTCGCGGACCAGTTCCTGCGCAAGCAGGACGGCGGCAAGGTCATCCACGATCCACGGCTGGTGTGGAACACCCGTGAGCTGGTGTCTGCGGCTAAGGGTACAGCAGTGGAGAGCAAGACCGGCCACGCTTTTATAAAGCAGCGCATGCGCGAAGAAGATGCGGTTTATGGCGGCGAAATGAGCGCCCACCACTATTTCCGGGATTTTTCGTACTGCGACAGCGGTATGATTCCCTGGTTGCTGGTGGCCGAACGGCTGAGCCAGTCTGGGCAGTCACTGTCAGCGCTGATCGATGCCCGTATTGAAGCCTTTCCTGCCAGTGGCGAGATCAACCGCACGGTGGACGACCCGGCTGTGGTGCTTGAGGCTATCGAAGGGATTTACCTTCGGGACGCGCTGTCGCTGAACCACATCGACGGGCTCAGCATGGAATTTAACGAATGGCGTTTTAACCTGCGCATGTCGAACACCGAGCCGGTAATTCGTCTGAATGTGGAGAGCCGTGCTGACCGGGCCTTGATGGAAGAGCGGACTGAAACCCTGCTTGAACAGATCCAGGAACTGTCGAAGCCCATCCGCGCTCCACGGGAAGCGGTCACCCTGTAA
- a CDS encoding alginate lyase family protein, with product MRFGYTDKLQKPGRTLLSTALISVIGVTSVEAGEFRDEGLRAPVGYYQIPEASSSGSYDCEIVEPHRGSMNFTSKYQGSDNARNELNKEAYQAYQEASATIRRFEKQVIATANDYQVDGDGPEARACLIDNLNTWAEADALMPGDINHVGQAVRKWALAAAANAYLRVKSSAPENALDAAKVARIENWFARVADGVRDYYTDREPRKVNNHDYWAAWAVMASAVATDNYRDWQWSLGKFDQAMGQIASDGYLPKELSRENRALEYHNYAMQPLTLMAVFAEVNQAPVYGRYKETFELLAQNVVDGLEDPSTIEHITGHSQKIEGLSTAWGLAWMRPWAETWGPLPGMDGFLAEHAPVKNTRLGGDIEFLYRIEPRWPARGEPHPPGNVRIQY from the coding sequence ATGAGGTTCGGATACACCGACAAACTGCAGAAGCCGGGCAGGACACTGCTGTCCACGGCCCTGATTTCCGTTATTGGCGTGACCTCGGTAGAGGCTGGCGAGTTTCGCGATGAGGGGCTGAGGGCACCGGTCGGCTACTACCAGATTCCGGAAGCGTCCTCGAGTGGCTCCTACGATTGCGAAATCGTGGAGCCACACCGGGGCAGCATGAACTTCACCAGCAAATACCAGGGCAGTGACAATGCCCGCAACGAACTCAATAAGGAGGCATATCAGGCCTATCAGGAGGCGTCGGCCACCATTCGCCGGTTCGAGAAACAGGTGATCGCGACCGCCAACGATTATCAGGTGGATGGTGATGGCCCCGAAGCACGGGCCTGCCTGATAGACAACCTGAATACCTGGGCCGAGGCCGACGCGTTGATGCCAGGCGACATCAATCACGTTGGCCAGGCGGTCCGGAAATGGGCGTTGGCTGCGGCGGCTAATGCCTATCTGCGGGTTAAATCCTCGGCCCCGGAAAATGCACTGGATGCCGCCAAGGTCGCCCGAATCGAGAACTGGTTTGCGCGGGTTGCGGACGGGGTCCGGGATTATTACACCGATCGTGAGCCGCGCAAGGTCAATAACCACGATTACTGGGCGGCCTGGGCTGTGATGGCGTCGGCGGTGGCCACAGACAATTACCGTGACTGGCAATGGTCGTTGGGCAAGTTTGACCAGGCCATGGGCCAGATTGCTTCCGACGGCTACTTGCCGAAAGAGTTGAGCCGGGAGAATCGGGCTCTCGAGTACCACAACTACGCCATGCAGCCGCTGACCCTGATGGCGGTGTTTGCCGAGGTCAACCAGGCCCCGGTGTATGGGCGGTATAAGGAAACCTTCGAGCTGTTGGCCCAGAACGTGGTGGATGGCCTCGAAGATCCGTCCACGATTGAACACATCACCGGCCATAGCCAGAAGATTGAAGGCTTGAGTACCGCATGGGGGCTGGCATGGATGAGGCCATGGGCGGAAACCTGGGGCCCACTTCCGGGCATGGACGGCTTCCTCGCCGAGCACGCTCCGGTCAAAAACACCCGGCTGGGAGGTGACATTGAATTCCTGTACCGCATTGAACCTCGGTGGCCGGCTCGGGGTGAGCCTCATCCACCGGGCAACGTGCGCATTCAGTATTAA
- a CDS encoding mannose-1-phosphate guanylyltransferase/mannose-6-phosphate isomerase has product MIPVILSGGSGSRLWPLSREAYPKQFLPLLTRDSMFQQTLARLPKEKVEAPVVVANEEHRFIVKEQLDAIGLKPQTMLLEPFGRNTAPAVAMAAIQIARRDPTSIMLVLPADHDISETKPFHDAIAKGIEVAQEGALVLFGTTPDRPETGYGYVSAAGAEEDPNGSRPVQKFIEKPDEATAQRLLDEGGYYWNSGMFMFRADAYLRELKTHSRDIYDTALLAAKSLEADMDFCRIPPEIFEHCPDDSIDYAVMEKTTRAMLVPLDAGWSDVGAWSSLWDISDKDEQDNAVFGDACLEDSSGCLIHAPDKLVAMIGVDNLVVVDTKDALMVAHRDRVQEIKGVVKKLKAEKRSETRVHREVFRPWGSYDSIDMGDRFQVKRITVKPGEKLSLQKHHHRAEHWIIVRGTAEVSRDDEIFLLSENESTYIPIGAVHRLFNPGKIPLELIEVQSGAYLGEDDIERLDDRYGRTEAAQDKEGGKKIDEEKGDEIPVMMNRA; this is encoded by the coding sequence ATGATTCCAGTCATATTGTCGGGTGGTTCCGGTTCACGGCTTTGGCCGCTATCCCGTGAAGCTTATCCCAAACAGTTTTTACCATTGTTGACCCGGGACAGCATGTTCCAGCAGACCCTGGCGCGCTTGCCTAAGGAAAAGGTCGAAGCACCGGTGGTGGTCGCCAATGAGGAACACCGGTTTATTGTAAAGGAGCAGCTGGATGCCATCGGCCTGAAGCCTCAGACCATGTTGCTGGAGCCGTTCGGGCGTAACACTGCCCCGGCCGTTGCCATGGCGGCTATCCAGATTGCCCGCCGGGATCCGACCAGCATTATGCTGGTGCTGCCGGCAGACCACGACATCAGCGAAACCAAGCCATTTCACGATGCCATTGCCAAAGGCATTGAGGTTGCCCAGGAAGGTGCGTTGGTGCTGTTCGGTACTACGCCGGATCGCCCGGAAACCGGCTATGGCTATGTCTCGGCGGCCGGCGCTGAGGAGGACCCAAACGGCTCCCGACCAGTGCAGAAGTTCATCGAGAAGCCGGACGAAGCCACCGCCCAGCGTTTGCTGGACGAAGGCGGCTATTACTGGAACAGCGGCATGTTCATGTTCCGTGCCGATGCTTACCTTCGGGAGCTGAAGACCCACAGCCGTGATATCTACGACACCGCGCTGCTGGCCGCTAAAAGTCTGGAAGCCGACATGGACTTCTGTCGCATCCCGCCGGAGATTTTCGAGCATTGCCCGGATGATTCCATCGATTATGCGGTGATGGAAAAAACCACCCGCGCCATGCTGGTGCCGCTGGATGCCGGCTGGAGCGACGTGGGGGCCTGGAGCTCATTGTGGGACATCAGCGACAAAGACGAGCAGGACAACGCGGTGTTTGGTGATGCTTGCCTCGAAGACAGTTCCGGTTGCCTGATCCATGCCCCGGATAAACTGGTGGCCATGATTGGCGTCGACAATCTGGTGGTAGTCGACACCAAAGATGCCCTGATGGTGGCTCATCGCGATCGGGTCCAGGAGATCAAAGGCGTGGTCAAAAAGCTGAAGGCCGAGAAGCGCTCGGAAACCCGGGTACACCGCGAAGTGTTCCGGCCCTGGGGCAGCTACGACAGCATCGACATGGGTGACCGCTTCCAGGTCAAGCGCATTACGGTGAAGCCGGGCGAGAAACTGTCACTGCAGAAGCACCACCATCGCGCCGAGCACTGGATCATTGTGCGTGGCACGGCGGAAGTCTCCCGTGACGACGAAATCTTCCTACTGTCGGAGAACGAATCCACCTATATCCCGATTGGCGCGGTGCACCGTCTCTTCAATCCGGGGAAGATCCCGCTGGAATTGATCGAAGTGCAATCTGGCGCCTACCTGGGTGAAGACGACATTGAACGTCTGGATGACCGTTACGGCCGGACCGAAGCGGCCCAGGACAAGGAAGGGGGCAAGAAAATCGACGAGGAAAAGGGAGACGAGATTCCGGTAATGATGAACCGGGCGTGA
- a CDS encoding ABC transporter permease: MLAFLVQRISQAILVMFVISVIAFAIQDGLGDPLQQMVGMSVSEEEREAIRDEMGLNDPLVVQYLRFAGNAVQGDLGISYFYGKPTLDVILEHLPATLELAIGASLIILFFSVPIGVYAAIRPQALLSKFFMGVSTVGISIPVFLTAIVLIQLFSIGVTVDLFPADTGWGQGLNSALSTEGGLPSYGRGDELTHLFGTWHSGFFSQGGLLHLILPAISLASIMLPLFIRLIRAEMMEVLQSDYVRYARAKGLQPARVNFLHALKNTMLPVITVGGVQIGTMVAYTILTETVFQWPGVGLMFLEAITRSDIPLIVAYLMVVGLIFVITNTIVDLIYGLVNPTVKLTGKKA; this comes from the coding sequence ATGTTAGCGTTTTTGGTTCAGCGGATATCCCAAGCAATACTGGTCATGTTTGTGATCAGTGTGATTGCGTTTGCCATCCAGGATGGCCTGGGCGATCCCCTTCAGCAGATGGTTGGCATGTCGGTCTCCGAAGAGGAGCGCGAAGCCATCCGGGATGAAATGGGTTTGAACGATCCATTGGTGGTCCAGTACCTGCGTTTTGCCGGTAATGCCGTTCAGGGTGATCTGGGCATTTCCTACTTTTACGGCAAACCGACACTGGACGTCATTCTCGAGCACCTGCCAGCAACCCTGGAACTGGCCATTGGCGCCAGTCTGATCATCCTGTTTTTCTCGGTGCCCATTGGCGTCTACGCCGCCATCCGGCCCCAGGCATTACTCTCCAAATTCTTTATGGGGGTTAGCACCGTCGGGATCTCCATCCCGGTCTTCCTGACTGCCATTGTTCTGATTCAGTTATTCTCCATCGGCGTCACCGTGGATCTGTTCCCGGCCGACACCGGGTGGGGCCAGGGCCTGAACAGCGCGCTGTCGACCGAAGGCGGTCTGCCGTCCTATGGCCGAGGTGACGAGTTGACGCACCTGTTTGGCACCTGGCACTCCGGGTTCTTCTCCCAGGGCGGTCTGTTGCACCTGATTCTGCCGGCCATTTCACTGGCCTCCATCATGCTGCCGCTGTTTATCCGGCTGATCCGGGCGGAGATGATGGAAGTGCTGCAGAGCGATTACGTGCGCTATGCCCGGGCCAAGGGTCTGCAGCCAGCTCGCGTCAATTTCCTGCACGCCCTGAAAAACACCATGCTGCCGGTGATCACCGTTGGCGGTGTCCAGATTGGCACCATGGTGGCGTACACCATCCTCACCGAAACGGTCTTTCAATGGCCGGGGGTCGGGTTGATGTTCCTCGAAGCCATCACCCGCAGTGATATCCCACTGATCGTGGCCTACCTGATGGTGGTGGGACTGATCTTCGTAATTACCAACACCATCGTGGATCTGATCTACGGCCTGGTGAACCCAACGGTAAAACTGACAGGTAAGAAAGCATGA